A stretch of the Dyella telluris genome encodes the following:
- a CDS encoding alpha/beta hydrolase, with translation MKLPMTLLSLALAASAGGASANPPAPVKNVVLVHGAFADGSGWEAVTKLLEKDGFTVAVVQQPETSFEDDVKATQRTLASLDGPIVLVGHSYGGSIITEAGNDPKVVALVYVSAFLPDKGETTLSLINKMPPASKGIKQTPDGYLYLDPAVFAADFCADLPKDKAKFMSQSQVLTAATAFGAAISTPAWRSKPSWGIVSGSDRAINPDLERWMYKRANSQVTEVKGSSHAVYMSHPDVVVQVIERAAKGPHQ, from the coding sequence ATGAAGTTGCCCATGACGTTGCTTTCGCTTGCACTCGCCGCATCCGCTGGCGGTGCTTCGGCCAACCCGCCCGCTCCAGTCAAGAACGTTGTGCTTGTGCATGGTGCGTTTGCGGACGGTTCGGGCTGGGAAGCTGTAACCAAGCTACTGGAAAAGGATGGCTTTACGGTCGCCGTGGTGCAGCAGCCTGAGACTTCATTCGAGGACGATGTAAAGGCCACGCAGCGCACGCTGGCCAGCCTTGACGGCCCCATCGTGCTCGTTGGCCACAGCTACGGAGGCTCAATCATCACCGAGGCAGGCAACGACCCGAAGGTGGTTGCGCTGGTCTATGTTTCTGCGTTCCTTCCCGACAAGGGCGAGACGACGCTTAGCCTGATCAACAAGATGCCGCCGGCATCCAAGGGTATCAAGCAGACCCCGGATGGCTACCTCTACCTGGATCCGGCCGTATTTGCCGCCGACTTCTGCGCCGACCTTCCCAAAGACAAGGCGAAATTCATGTCGCAGTCGCAAGTACTGACTGCGGCCACGGCGTTCGGCGCGGCCATTTCAACGCCTGCATGGCGGAGCAAACCGAGCTGGGGCATCGTCTCCGGCAGTGACCGTGCGATCAATCCCGATCTGGAGCGCTGGATGTACAAGCGCGCCAACAGCCAGGTAACGGAGGTCAAAGGCAGTAGCCACGCGGTCTATATGTCTCACCCGGACGTCGTGGTGCAGGTCATCGAGCGGGCGGCGAAGGGCCCCCATCAGTAA
- a CDS encoding type 1 glutamine amidotransferase domain-containing protein translates to MRKIRQYDARHRFLACAVQGHVIHSPHQSREANMSKGKVLVVGSNATRIEIQGGKTGPTGQYLNETVVPVMALIDGGYEVILATPDGTKPHIDEASLSAQHFGGDAKAFERAKAFYAGDPSMNRVRTIRQVIDDGLDSYAAVFVPGGQAPVVDLMQDPELGEVLRHFHTQKKPTALLCHGPVAVVAALPMAREFRAALVAGDHAKAEALAKGWQYAGYKMTVFNASEEKYVEDQILHGKMYFTMPEALTAAGGMVVSGTVDFAPHVIEDRELITGQNPRSDQLLGATLLKALEREVVAI, encoded by the coding sequence TTGCGCAAGATCCGCCAATACGATGCGAGGCATCGCTTTCTAGCCTGTGCGGTGCAGGGACATGTGATCCATTCACCGCATCAGAGCCGGGAGGCAAATATGTCAAAGGGAAAAGTGCTTGTAGTCGGCTCCAACGCTACGCGCATCGAAATTCAAGGCGGTAAAACGGGGCCGACAGGACAATATCTCAACGAAACCGTGGTGCCTGTCATGGCGCTGATCGACGGCGGCTATGAAGTAATCTTGGCGACACCCGACGGAACCAAGCCGCATATCGACGAAGCATCACTGTCCGCCCAGCACTTTGGCGGAGATGCGAAAGCCTTCGAACGCGCCAAGGCTTTTTATGCGGGCGACCCGTCAATGAATCGCGTGCGCACTATACGCCAGGTCATAGATGATGGCCTGGATTCGTATGCGGCAGTGTTCGTGCCCGGCGGCCAAGCTCCGGTCGTTGACCTCATGCAAGACCCGGAGCTGGGCGAGGTGCTTCGGCACTTCCACACTCAGAAGAAGCCGACCGCGCTGTTATGCCATGGCCCCGTCGCGGTGGTTGCCGCGCTCCCCATGGCTCGTGAGTTTCGTGCCGCCCTGGTGGCCGGTGACCACGCAAAGGCGGAGGCATTGGCCAAGGGGTGGCAGTACGCCGGCTACAAGATGACAGTTTTCAACGCGTCTGAAGAGAAGTACGTCGAAGACCAGATCCTGCATGGAAAGATGTATTTCACCATGCCGGAAGCATTGACGGCAGCGGGCGGAATGGTTGTCAGCGGCACAGTCGATTTCGCACCGCATGTCATTGAGGACCGCGAGCTCATCACAGGCCAGAACCCACGTTCGGATCAACTGCTTGGCGCAACATTGCTGAAGGCGTTGGAACGGGAGGTGGTGGCGATTTGA
- a CDS encoding GFA family protein — protein MMEKKHTGQCACGNVQFGFDGDPDFIADCYCKDCQKAGGGAMATFFAIPADDFTVTSGKPRAFHYTANSGNGLDRNFCPECGARLFTSNLEGFPGMVFVTIGSLDNAAGIAPKLEMFTSRRLPWLHALDLPQFPQMPS, from the coding sequence ATGATGGAAAAGAAACATACGGGACAGTGCGCGTGCGGAAACGTGCAATTTGGGTTTGACGGCGATCCCGATTTTATCGCCGACTGCTATTGCAAGGATTGCCAGAAGGCCGGTGGCGGCGCCATGGCCACGTTCTTTGCCATACCTGCCGACGATTTCACGGTTACCAGCGGCAAGCCACGGGCTTTCCACTATACGGCCAATTCCGGCAATGGTCTTGATCGAAACTTTTGTCCAGAGTGCGGAGCTCGACTGTTCACGAGCAACCTGGAAGGGTTTCCGGGCATGGTATTCGTGACGATCGGAAGCCTCGACAACGCCGCAGGTATCGCCCCGAAGCTGGAAATGTTCACGTCGCGGCGCTTGCCTTGGTTGCATGCACTGGATCTTCCGCAATTTCCCCAGATGCCATCCTGA
- a CDS encoding putative quinol monooxygenase produces the protein MAASVKAIAVLTAKAGCEDELKALLHGMVQPSRAEPGNLQYELWRDAEHPGRYVLEESYRDSDAVIEHRASDHYKAYLSRIGGMADRSVIVLAPEDVVNNQVQSGRPGR, from the coding sequence ATGGCTGCCAGCGTAAAGGCGATCGCAGTGCTCACGGCCAAGGCAGGGTGCGAAGACGAACTCAAGGCGCTGTTGCATGGCATGGTTCAGCCTTCGCGGGCTGAGCCAGGCAACCTGCAATATGAACTATGGCGGGATGCTGAACACCCGGGCCGCTATGTGCTCGAAGAAAGCTATCGCGATTCTGACGCTGTTATCGAACACCGAGCGAGCGACCACTACAAGGCATATCTATCCCGGATCGGGGGCATGGCCGATCGATCGGTTATCGTGCTTGCTCCCGAGGATGTAGTGAATAACCAGGTGCAAAGCGGCCGGCCTGGCCGATAA